The proteins below come from a single Mytilus edulis chromosome 5, xbMytEdul2.2, whole genome shotgun sequence genomic window:
- the LOC139524040 gene encoding serine/threonine-protein kinase pim-3-like — MLTLIASDETIIMIIMSSVKGKKELNKTYHVGAQLGSGGFGTVYGGTRKSDGLPVAVKLINKIKVTEWGLHNGHNIPMEIILLKKVSHVSGCIKMLDWYEVKNNSAHSYVIVMERPEHVQDLFDYITEKGAVNEETSKVFFRQIVETLYSVHKSGVVHRDIKDENILVDLKTGELKIIDFGSGTLLKDTVYVTFDGTRVYSPPEWIKHHRYHGKSATVWSLGILLFDLVCGDIPFEQDEQIMKAEVSFRGRLSHDVKDLIKKCLAIRPSDRPSFEDILNHSWLATPQLPVEKLSLHGNNNNSSCQHGNSVDTVSMSSQESV, encoded by the exons atgTTAACATTGATAGCAAGTGATGagactattatcatgattataatgtCATCAG TAAAAGGAAAAAAAGAGCTCAATAAAACATATCATGTTGGTGCACAGCTGGGAAGTGGTGGTTTTGGAACAGTTTATGGAGGCACAAGGAAAAGTGATGGTCTACCT GTTGCAGTTAAAttaatcaacaaaattaaagtgACTGAATGGGGACTTCATAATGGACATAATATACCAATGGAAATTATTCTCTTGAAAAAAGTTTCTCATGTTTCTGGATGTATTAAAATGTTAGATTGGTATGAAGTGAAAAACAATAGTGCTCACAGTTATGTTATAGTGATGGAACGACCAGAGCATGTTCAAGACTTATTTGACTATATCACAGAAAAGGGCGCTGTAAATGAAGAAACCAGCAAAGTGTTCTTTAGACAAATTGTAGAAACTCTTTATAGTGTTCATAAATCAGGTGTTGTACACCGAGACATtaaagatgaaaatattttaGTGGATTTGAAAACTGGTGAACTGAAAATAATTGACTTTGGATCTGGTACATTGCTCAAAGATACAGTTTATGTGACCTTTGATG gTACAAGAGTGTACAGTCCTCCTGAATGGATAAAACACCATCGGTACCATGGTAAATCAGCAACAGTGTGGTCACTGggaattttattatttgacttaGTTTGTGGAGATATTCCATTTGAACAAGATGAACAAATCATGAAAGCAGAAGTATCATTTAGGGGAAGATTATCACATGATGTGAAAGACTTAATAAAAAAGTGTTTAGCAATTCGTCCATCAGATAGGCCATCTTTTGAAGACATTTTAAATCATTCATGGTTAGCAACTCCACAGTTGCCAGTTGAGAAACTTAGTTTACATGGAAATAATAACAATAGTTCTTGCCAGCATGGAAATTCTGTAGACACTGTTTCAATGAGTAGCCAAGAAAGTGTGTGA